A part of Xenopus tropicalis strain Nigerian chromosome 4, UCB_Xtro_10.0, whole genome shotgun sequence genomic DNA contains:
- the nprl2 gene encoding GATOR complex protein NPRL2 isoform X2: MMANRKIECIFFSEFHPTHGTKITYQVPEEYIFRELFDSVHVYIITKHELQNKLITVTAMDKKLIGCPVCIENKKYSRNALLFNLGFVCDARAKTCALEPIVKKLAGYLTTLELETGFISNEDSKQRLVPIMNILLEGLNSTGECSLPIDESNTMHLKVIEPRVSPPTAQEYDVPVFIEEKEDFNNLQWDLTTQQILPYIDGFRHIQKISAEADVELNLVRIAIQNLMYYGVVTLVSIFQYSNVYCTTPRVHELIHDKALQEECLNYVSKPGLKRPSLRDVFQLYCGLSPGTTVRDLIARYTQQLQRVDERKLIQFGLIKKLIRRLQKYPVKVSRDERSPARLYTGSHSYDEICCKTGMSYRELDERLDSDPNIIVCLK; the protein is encoded by the exons A TGATGGCCAACCGCAAGATCGAGTGCATTTTCTTCAGTGAGTTTCACCCTACACATGGCACAAAGATAACCTACCAG GTTCCAGAGGAATACATCTTTCGAGAGCTGTTTGACTCCGTGCATGTTTATATCATTACCAAACATGAGCTGCAGAACAAGCTAATTACAGT AACTGCCATGGACAAGAAGCTGATTGGTTGTCCTGTATGCATTGAGAACAAGAAATACAGTCGGAATGCTCTGCTCTTTAACCTGGGCTTTGTGTGCGATGCTCGAGCAAAGACTTGTGCTCTGGAACCCATTGTGAAGAAGCTAGCAGGATATCTCACCACGCTGGAG CTTGAAACTGGGTTTATATCAAATGAAGACAGCAAGCAGAGACTGGTCCCTATTATGAATATCTTACTGGAAGGCCTTAACTCCACAGGCGAATGCTCCCTCCCTATAG ATGAGAGTAACACCATGCACCTGAAGGTGATTGAGCCCCGTGTTTCACCGCCAACCGCACAGGAATACGATGTTCCTGTCTTTATTGAAGAGAAGGAAGATTTCAATAATTTACAATGGGATTTAACCACTCAGCAG ATCCTTCCATACATTGATGGTTTCCGTCACATCCAGAAGATCTCTGCAGAGGCTGATGTGGAACTTAACCTTGTGCGAATTGCAATTCAAAACCTGAT GTACTATGGAGTGGTAACATTAGTTTCAATATTTCAA TATTCCAATGTATATTGCACAACTCCTCGAGTGCATGAACTGATTCATGACAAAGCTTTACAGGAGGAATGTCTGAACTACGTGAGTAAGCCAG GTCTTAAGCGACCCAGTCTCCGCGATGTCTTCCAGCTGTACTGTGGCCTAAGCCCAGGTACTACAGTACGAGATCTGATTGCCCGATATACACAGCAGCTACAAAGAGTGGATGAAAG GAAACTCATTCAGTTTGGTCTGATTAAGAAACTCATCAGGAGACTGCAAAAATACCCGGTAAAGGTGTCTCGTGATGAGAGGAGCCCTGCTCGACTCTACACGGGAAGCCACAGCTACGATGAGATCTGCTGCAAGACAG ggaTGAGTTATCGGGAGCTTGATGAGAGGCTGGACAGTGATCCCAATATCATTGTGTGTTTGAAGTAA
- the nprl2 gene encoding GATOR complex protein NPRL2 isoform X1, with translation MLSTVMANRKIECIFFSEFHPTHGTKITYQVPEEYIFRELFDSVHVYIITKHELQNKLITVTAMDKKLIGCPVCIENKKYSRNALLFNLGFVCDARAKTCALEPIVKKLAGYLTTLELETGFISNEDSKQRLVPIMNILLEGLNSTGECSLPIDESNTMHLKVIEPRVSPPTAQEYDVPVFIEEKEDFNNLQWDLTTQQILPYIDGFRHIQKISAEADVELNLVRIAIQNLMYYGVVTLVSIFQYSNVYCTTPRVHELIHDKALQEECLNYVSKPGLKRPSLRDVFQLYCGLSPGTTVRDLIARYTQQLQRVDERKLIQFGLIKKLIRRLQKYPVKVSRDERSPARLYTGSHSYDEICCKTGMSYRELDERLDSDPNIIVCLK, from the exons A TGCTTTCCACAGTGATGGCCAACCGCAAGATCGAGTGCATTTTCTTCAGTGAGTTTCACCCTACACATGGCACAAAGATAACCTACCAG GTTCCAGAGGAATACATCTTTCGAGAGCTGTTTGACTCCGTGCATGTTTATATCATTACCAAACATGAGCTGCAGAACAAGCTAATTACAGT AACTGCCATGGACAAGAAGCTGATTGGTTGTCCTGTATGCATTGAGAACAAGAAATACAGTCGGAATGCTCTGCTCTTTAACCTGGGCTTTGTGTGCGATGCTCGAGCAAAGACTTGTGCTCTGGAACCCATTGTGAAGAAGCTAGCAGGATATCTCACCACGCTGGAG CTTGAAACTGGGTTTATATCAAATGAAGACAGCAAGCAGAGACTGGTCCCTATTATGAATATCTTACTGGAAGGCCTTAACTCCACAGGCGAATGCTCCCTCCCTATAG ATGAGAGTAACACCATGCACCTGAAGGTGATTGAGCCCCGTGTTTCACCGCCAACCGCACAGGAATACGATGTTCCTGTCTTTATTGAAGAGAAGGAAGATTTCAATAATTTACAATGGGATTTAACCACTCAGCAG ATCCTTCCATACATTGATGGTTTCCGTCACATCCAGAAGATCTCTGCAGAGGCTGATGTGGAACTTAACCTTGTGCGAATTGCAATTCAAAACCTGAT GTACTATGGAGTGGTAACATTAGTTTCAATATTTCAA TATTCCAATGTATATTGCACAACTCCTCGAGTGCATGAACTGATTCATGACAAAGCTTTACAGGAGGAATGTCTGAACTACGTGAGTAAGCCAG GTCTTAAGCGACCCAGTCTCCGCGATGTCTTCCAGCTGTACTGTGGCCTAAGCCCAGGTACTACAGTACGAGATCTGATTGCCCGATATACACAGCAGCTACAAAGAGTGGATGAAAG GAAACTCATTCAGTTTGGTCTGATTAAGAAACTCATCAGGAGACTGCAAAAATACCCGGTAAAGGTGTCTCGTGATGAGAGGAGCCCTGCTCGACTCTACACGGGAAGCCACAGCTACGATGAGATCTGCTGCAAGACAG ggaTGAGTTATCGGGAGCTTGATGAGAGGCTGGACAGTGATCCCAATATCATTGTGTGTTTGAAGTAA
- the nprl2 gene encoding nitrogen permease regulator 2-like protein, with the protein MANRKIECIFFSEFHPTHGTKITYQVPEEYIFRELFDSVHVYIITKHELQNKLITVTAMDKKLIGCPVCIENKKYSRNALLFNLGFVCDARAKTCALEPIVKKLAGYLTTLELETGFISNEDSKQRLVPIMNILLEGLNSTGECSLPIDESNTMHLKVIEPRVSPPTAQEYDVPVFIEEKEDFNNLQWDLTTQQILPYIDGFRHIQKISAEADVELNLVRIAIQNLMYYGVVTLVSIFQYSNVYCTTPRVHELIHDKALQEECLNYVSKPGLKRPSLRDVFQLYCGLSPGTTVRDLIARYTQQLQRVDERKLIQFGLIKKLIRRLQKYPVKVSRDERSPARLYTGSHSYDEICCKTGMSYRELDERLDSDPNIIVCLK; encoded by the exons ATGGCCAACCGCAAGATCGAGTGCATTTTCTTCAGTGAGTTTCACCCTACACATGGCACAAAGATAACCTACCAG GTTCCAGAGGAATACATCTTTCGAGAGCTGTTTGACTCCGTGCATGTTTATATCATTACCAAACATGAGCTGCAGAACAAGCTAATTACAGT AACTGCCATGGACAAGAAGCTGATTGGTTGTCCTGTATGCATTGAGAACAAGAAATACAGTCGGAATGCTCTGCTCTTTAACCTGGGCTTTGTGTGCGATGCTCGAGCAAAGACTTGTGCTCTGGAACCCATTGTGAAGAAGCTAGCAGGATATCTCACCACGCTGGAG CTTGAAACTGGGTTTATATCAAATGAAGACAGCAAGCAGAGACTGGTCCCTATTATGAATATCTTACTGGAAGGCCTTAACTCCACAGGCGAATGCTCCCTCCCTATAG ATGAGAGTAACACCATGCACCTGAAGGTGATTGAGCCCCGTGTTTCACCGCCAACCGCACAGGAATACGATGTTCCTGTCTTTATTGAAGAGAAGGAAGATTTCAATAATTTACAATGGGATTTAACCACTCAGCAG ATCCTTCCATACATTGATGGTTTCCGTCACATCCAGAAGATCTCTGCAGAGGCTGATGTGGAACTTAACCTTGTGCGAATTGCAATTCAAAACCTGAT GTACTATGGAGTGGTAACATTAGTTTCAATATTTCAA TATTCCAATGTATATTGCACAACTCCTCGAGTGCATGAACTGATTCATGACAAAGCTTTACAGGAGGAATGTCTGAACTACGTGAGTAAGCCAG GTCTTAAGCGACCCAGTCTCCGCGATGTCTTCCAGCTGTACTGTGGCCTAAGCCCAGGTACTACAGTACGAGATCTGATTGCCCGATATACACAGCAGCTACAAAGAGTGGATGAAAG GAAACTCATTCAGTTTGGTCTGATTAAGAAACTCATCAGGAGACTGCAAAAATACCCGGTAAAGGTGTCTCGTGATGAGAGGAGCCCTGCTCGACTCTACACGGGAAGCCACAGCTACGATGAGATCTGCTGCAAGACAG ggaTGAGTTATCGGGAGCTTGATGAGAGGCTGGACAGTGATCCCAATATCATTGTGTGTTTGAAGTAA